The following are encoded in a window of Desulfobacteraceae bacterium genomic DNA:
- the tadA gene encoding Flp pilus assembly complex ATPase component TadA produces the protein MQIDLSNPLSDASVCKALLSQGVLSRDQAKRILGRKEILKKRLADRLGRKEDGNGSGVNGESCAVDIITLLTARNLERSGNACMGLDEEVVYKALAAQWKIPYRKIDPLKLDLNLVTTTIPRSFARKHLVLPVEIQKDTLIVATCNPFNLEAMDDIARVRNLRISPVVTPRADIIKIINEFFGFKRSIIAAENQFSSPLVDLGNLEQYVRLKSVEELPSNDQHIVNAVNHLLLYAFDQRASDIHIEPKRDTTLVRMRIDGVLHTVYELPKKVHFAIVSRIKNMSRLDMAEKRRPQDGRIKTDKGGEELEIRVSTVPVAFGEKVVMRIMDPDVLFQDLDRLGFSPTDIERYSKIIGKPHGIVLVCGPTGSGKSTTLYSTLRKLSTPEINITTVEDPIEMVHEDFNQIAVQPAVNITFSSILRNILRQDPDIIMIGEMRDLETAENAVQAAMTGHLVLSTIHTNDAASAITRMIDLGIPSFLIQATVVGIVAQRLVRKVCEKCAESYTLGAEELLRMGLAVAKNSMEEVSLRRGKGCQRCRGTGFFGRTAVHEVIPYTDAIRRLTTPEADAHAIAAEAVREGMVSMRESAIQKMLAGITTVEEVLRVTWEKV, from the coding sequence ATGCAAATCGACCTCAGCAACCCACTGTCGGACGCCAGCGTCTGCAAAGCGCTCTTAAGCCAGGGGGTGCTCTCCCGCGATCAGGCAAAAAGAATCCTCGGGAGAAAGGAGATCCTCAAAAAACGGCTGGCGGACCGGCTGGGGCGCAAGGAGGACGGCAACGGGTCCGGCGTCAATGGTGAGTCCTGCGCGGTGGACATCATCACCTTGCTCACCGCCCGCAATCTGGAGCGCTCCGGCAATGCCTGCATGGGCCTGGATGAGGAGGTGGTGTACAAGGCCTTGGCGGCCCAATGGAAAATCCCCTACCGCAAGATCGATCCCCTCAAACTGGATTTAAACCTGGTTACGACGACCATCCCCCGCTCGTTTGCCCGCAAGCACCTGGTTCTGCCGGTCGAGATCCAAAAAGACACCCTGATCGTGGCCACCTGCAACCCGTTCAACCTCGAGGCCATGGATGATATCGCCCGCGTGCGAAACCTGCGGATCAGTCCGGTGGTGACCCCGCGGGCGGATATCATCAAGATCATCAATGAATTTTTCGGGTTCAAACGCTCCATTATCGCGGCGGAAAACCAGTTTTCCTCCCCCCTGGTCGATTTGGGCAATCTCGAGCAATACGTGCGGCTGAAGTCGGTGGAGGAGCTGCCCTCCAACGATCAGCACATCGTCAATGCGGTCAACCATCTCCTGCTCTATGCCTTCGACCAGCGTGCCAGCGATATCCACATCGAGCCCAAGCGGGACACCACCCTGGTCAGAATGCGGATCGACGGTGTCCTGCACACCGTCTACGAGTTGCCCAAAAAGGTCCACTTCGCCATTGTCAGCCGGATCAAAAACATGTCCCGACTGGACATGGCCGAAAAGCGCAGACCCCAGGACGGCCGCATCAAGACCGACAAGGGCGGGGAGGAGCTGGAAATCCGGGTATCCACCGTGCCGGTGGCCTTCGGCGAAAAGGTGGTCATGAGAATCATGGACCCGGACGTCTTGTTCCAGGATCTCGACCGCCTCGGGTTCAGCCCGACCGACATTGAACGCTACAGCAAAATCATCGGCAAACCCCACGGTATCGTGCTGGTCTGCGGGCCGACGGGCAGCGGCAAATCCACCACCCTCTACTCGACCCTGCGCAAGTTGTCGACCCCCGAGATCAACATCACCACCGTCGAAGACCCCATTGAAATGGTTCACGAGGATTTCAACCAGATTGCGGTGCAGCCGGCGGTCAACATCACCTTCAGTTCGATTTTGCGCAATATTCTGCGCCAGGACCCCGACATCATCATGATCGGGGAAATGCGCGATCTGGAGACCGCCGAAAACGCCGTCCAGGCCGCCATGACCGGCCACCTGGTGCTCTCGACGATTCACACCAACGATGCGGCCTCCGCCATCACCCGCATGATCGATCTCGGGATTCCGTCATTTCTCATCCAGGCCACCGTGGTCGGCATCGTTGCCCAGCGCTTGGTGCGCAAGGTGTGCGAAAAATGCGCGGAATCCTATACGCTTGGCGCCGAAGAACTGCTCCGGATGGGGCTTGCCGTCGCCAAAAACTCCATGGAGGAGGTGAGCCTGCGGCGCGGTAAAGGCTGCCAGCGCTGCCGCGGGACCGGCTTTTTCGGCCGCACCGCTGTTCACGAGGTGATCCCCTACACGGACGCCATCCGCCGCTTGACCACCCCCGAGGCCGATGCCCACGCCATTGCGGCCGAGGCGGTCCGGGAGGGCATGGTCAGCATGCGGGAAAGCGCCATTCAGAAAATGCTGGCCGGGATTACAACGGTCGAGGAAGTGCTGCGGGTGACGTGGGAGAAGGTGTGA
- a CDS encoding DUF4124 domain-containing protein, producing MFLKKFMIWAVLGLLPACGWAGYYQYRDASGVVHFTDAIEAVPENQRVTLQVHRDLGDTASQQKIIGAVPAVAQPQDNPIGRPEDTNSLETRLKTLKSELDAAYREIAEVKERLPLVQPASDDPAAIDYARQVRDLNARIAAYENTRQEYETGVKAFNRQIQTAADGPTVSERP from the coding sequence ATGTTTCTCAAAAAATTCATGATATGGGCTGTATTGGGTCTGCTGCCGGCCTGCGGCTGGGCGGGGTACTACCAATACCGTGATGCCAGCGGCGTCGTTCACTTTACCGACGCCATCGAGGCTGTTCCTGAAAACCAACGCGTGACGCTTCAGGTCCATCGCGATCTCGGGGATACGGCATCGCAGCAAAAAATCATCGGTGCGGTCCCTGCCGTTGCTCAGCCCCAGGACAATCCAATTGGGCGCCCGGAAGACACCAACTCCTTGGAGACCCGGCTGAAAACCCTCAAAAGCGAGTTGGACGCGGCCTATCGGGAGATTGCCGAGGTCAAGGAAAGGCTTCCACTGGTTCAGCCTGCCAGCGATGATCCGGCTGCGATCGATTACGCCCGCCAAGTCCGTGATTTAAACGCCCGGATTGCCGCCTACGAAAACACACGGCAGGAATATGAAACGGGCGTCAAAGCCTTCAACCGGCAGATTCAAACCGCCGCCGACGGGCCCACCGTTTCTGAAAGACCCTAA